The stretch of DNA AGACAAATGGGTGGGCACGCCCACCCTCATTCTGGCCCGAAAAGGGCAAGAATTGGTTGATCGTTACGAAGCCATCAAACAGCGGGGAGAAACTGAAACCGAATTTTTTGATGAAAACGGCGAATATCTGGGCTGCCTGCCCATAGACGAATGTATTGACCGCGCCAAAAAACTGGCCAGCCGTTTTGCCGAACAAAAAGCCCAGGATTACCTGGGGCAAGCCCGCGAACTGCTGGCCGAATCGCCCGGCGCAGCCTACGCCAAGATCCAAGACGCCCTCTCCCTGGCTTACCCCAGCGACTTTGCCAGAAGCATTCTGGAAAAAGAGTTAAAAGAAAAGATTGAACCGGCCATGCAGCGGCGAGAACAAGCCGTGAGCCAGGTCAAGGCGGCCTTAAACAAAGAAAACCCGGTTGAAGTATGGCTGGCCCTGGACGCCGCCGAAGCGTTAGATCGTTTCACCCCGGAACTGGCAGACACCCGCCAACGTCTTTTGCCCACGCTCACCCAAGAGGCCACCGGCTTGCTCGAGGCCGGCCAGCGGTTTCAAGAGTTGGAAGACTTTGCCGCCGCCCAGGATCGGTTTCAACGCGCCGTTGACATCGGCCAGATGATTTTTGCTCGCGACCAAGAATTCCAGGATTTATACGCTCAGAGCCAGGCCGCACTGGAGCAGTGTGTTCAGGCCGAAAAAGAGGTGCAACAATTTGACGAACGCCTGGCCAATATTGCCCGCCAGAGCCAAACCGATCCAGATCAGGCCAAAGAACAGTTAGCCAACCTGCTCACCCCCAACCTATCCCGCCACGCCATAGCCAAGATTGAACGCCTGCGGGTGCAGATTGACTTCAAATTAGGCGTTGATCAGATATTTCACACCCTTGAGGAAAAGATGCTGGCCGCCACCGAAGCGGCTGAATTGATTCCCATTGAGGAAGCGGCCATCCAGGCCACGCAAGACTATTCCGGCGAAGAACGGCTGCCCCGCTTGATCGAGCGCATTATGGCCCGGCGCCTATTTTTGGAGGCTTCGCGTTTCTGCGGAAATCCGGAGCAATATCTGGCGGCGCGGGAAAATTTTCAGCAGGTGATTGCCCTGCGCGGCGACGACGCCGCTGCCGCCCAGTCTCTGCTTGATGAAATTGCCGTTGACGAACAGCAAGAAACCGATATTGCCCTGGCCCTGCAAGAAGCTCAAACCGCGCTGGAAAATGGCGACGCCCGTTCGGCCTATCTTCTGCTGGAGCCGTATCGCCAGGCTATTTCACGCCAGCTTCCCCAAATCCGCGCCGCCATCAGCCAGGCCGCCTCGCAGTGGCGCAATGAACTTGATGAACAGTTGGAAAATCTGGTGGCTGCCGGGGATTTTAGCCTGCCCAGGGTGGAGGCGCTGCTTCACGCGCTAGAGCGCTGCCAATCGCCCCGGCTGGCCGAGTGGCGCAGCCGGGCCTTGGCCCAGGCTTACGCTAAAACAGCCAGCGACCTGCAGGAATTGAGCCGCTGGGATCGGGCCGGCGACCTGTGGGAAGCCGCTTTTAAACTGGCTCCTGCCGACCCCAGGATTGTAGAAGGCCGGCGCAACGCGCGGAAACACCAGGACCTCATCCGCGCCCAAATGACCTTTGACCCGGCGGGAAAAGAACAACGCCTGAACGAACTCAACCGCCTCTATAACGACGACCCCACCCTCAAACGCTACCTGGCCGAGTTTTACTATACCGAAGGCCGGTATGTTGAAGCCCGGATGGCCATTGCCCAAACCAGGTTCTTGGCGGAACATCTGGCCACTGCCCTCTCCAAAACCGATGCCGACGCCATCCGGCGCATAGAAACGCTCATCGAAGCAGCCGAGCGAATTGAAAAACAAAAATTTGCCATCCGCAGCCAACTGACGGGCCAAACCACCATCAGCGAATTGCGCCAGGCGCGTCAGGCTTTTGAGACGTTAAGAGAGGATGCGCCCGACCAGGCGGAAAAGTTACAGGAGTGGTGGTCGGATTTGGTCAAAGAAACCGTCAACCAGATGAAAGCTGAGGTAGCGCAATTGGCCGAAAGCGGCGGCACCATTCTGGCCCGGGCCGAGTTATTGTGCAAAATTCTGGCCCTGCAAACGGACGCGGACATTCAAGAGCAGGCCGAACGGATGCTAAAACTCACCTACCATCGCTTGCCGGCGGAGGTGCAGGAGGTGGTAGGCAACCTGGAAGCAAGCGGCTATGGCCCGCCCGATCAGGCCTTAAAAAATCACATTGGCCGGGCTAAAGAGTTGCATAAAAGGCTGGTCAACCTGAGCCAGGTAGAACGTAATGCGACTGACCTGGGCGTAAGGCTTGGTGAGCGCACCCTGAATTTGAACAACGCGCTCTATGAATTGGAACTTATTCTGGAAAAGCTCTATTTTGCCCGCGAAAAACAACTGGAAATCAAAAACCAGGTTGTGGTGGCCATGATGACCGGCCACTGGGAAACAATTGAGGACAGTTTTCAGGAATTAGAACAACGGGGCCTGGCGCAGCATCGGGGATTGAAGGAATTGCCCAAAGAAATTGAAACAGCCAAACGCCAACGCGCCGACCTGGAAACCGCTGTGGCTCAAATCAAAGAAGCTATGGCCCAGGAAAATTTCCAAATTGTTCAGGACCGTTTGATCTACATGCATACCCAGGACCCCGCCGACGAAAGCCAACTGTTGGCCGGCCTGGAAGTGATAGACCCCTATACCGGCCTGACCATCAGAGGTTACCGCGCTCTGGTGGGCGTGATCACCGAAAAATTGACCGTGATGCAAATGCTGAACAAATGGCAGGCCAGTTGCCGTCCGGCGGTTGATTGGGAAGCCGTCCGCGCCAAGATGACCGAATGGGCCAACAGCGGCGATTTTGCCCCGGCCATCGAGTTGGGCCGCGCCGTAACCAGCGACAACGACAAACACCAGGAAGTATTCCAGGATGGCACATGGTCTTTGGGGCATGTGCTGCAATACCTGGAAACGCCGCCGCTAACTCTGGAACAAATCAATAATAGTCACGCCGAAGCAACATTCAACCAGGCCCGGCAAAAGGCCCAACTTTTGCACAACCAATACCAGGAGTGCGACCGGCTTATCCAGGAACTCCAGCAAAAAGAACAGGAATTCAGGCAGATTCTGGATAATCTGAAACCCCTCTTGAACCAGGTGCATCAATCAAGAGACCTGTTGAGCACTATTTTGAGTCCCTCCGGCGAGACCCAGGAAATCAAACAACAAATTGTCAATCTCATCCGGCGGGGCCGCCAGCTTTGCCCGGCCTACCCGGTTTTTGTCAACTTTGATGAGAGCAGCCTGCTCAGGAGATAACCAGTTCATGCGGGTCGCCATTTTGGCCGACATTCACGGCAACTTACCCGCCCTCAACGCCGTGTTGGATGACGCGATGGGGCAAAAAATCACAACCTTTTGGTGCCTGGGCGACGTGGTAGGCTACGGCCCCTGGCCGATCCAATGTTGGGCCGCCCTGCAAAAACTGGACATCGCGCCCAATGCCTGGGTGGTGGGCAACCACGACCTGGGGCTGGTTGACGGGCTGTGCGGGGGACAATATTTCAGTGAGGAGTATTTTGACCAGGAGGCCAGAACCGTGCTCAATTATCATCGCCAGGTGTGCCGGACGGTTTACCCGGAGATATGCCCCCAAATTGAGCAAACCCAGGTTATTGCCCAGCCCAAACCAGGCGTGATTCTGGCCCACGGCGTGCCCAAACCGGCAGACCCCACCTGGACCGTGACCAAGTACACCACCGGCAAAGTAGACGCAGAACAAGCCGTAACCGATCTCCTTCAGGCCGATTTTTTTCCGCAATTGATTGTGGTGGGTCACAGCCATCGCGCCCTCTTCTGGCGACGAGTTGCGGCTGCGCCTAACCCAGAGAGCGAGTGGCAAGAAGAAACTCCGCAGGGCCAACTGGCCCTGGGAAATTTAAGCCGGCAAATTGTATATCTCAATCCGGGCAGTGTGGGGCAGCCGCGGGATGAGGGCTACGAAGCCAGCTATTGTTATCTTGATTGGCATAGAATGACCGTCTGTTTCCGGCGCGTATCCTACGCCCTGGATTTGACTCGGCGGAAGATGATAGAGTTGGGTTATCCCCAAACGCTGATTGATAAGTGGTACACCGACCCCAGGCTTTAGGGTCTTCAGGCATTCCCACATTTGAGGTCAACCATGAGCATCCGGGTCGTCTCAAACAACACTGTCTATTTTTTGCGGCTCGACTTGCTGGGCCAGGGCGAGACTGCGCACGTTTTTCCGGCTTATCTGGAAGGGCAAAAGCCTGCCGACGCGCAATGGGCCGTCAAACTGGCCAAAAATCAAGACCATAACCTCTACCTTGACCGCGAGTATGACATCTTGTGTCAATTACGCGATACGATGTTGTCCCTGCCGCGGGGCGCGCGCGCTTTTCCCAATGTCATCCCCCTGCCGGATGCGCAATTAGGCAACTCAAGCGATGGGCGGCGGGCGCTGGTGATGCAGCCTTTATTGCACCAATCTCTATTAGAAACGTTTGAGAATTTAACCGACCCCCTGGCCCGCGAAAAATTAGCCCTGACCGCCGCCCAACAATACACCGATCTGTTGCAAACGCTGGCGCAGCTCAATTTGAGTTGTCAGGATCGCAAATTGGGAGATTTGTGGTGGGTTGGTTCGCCGGAAACCGGCCACCTGGTGGTGACAGATTGGAACGTAATCAGCGACACTTTCAACCCGGCTCTGGATTTACGCCGGTTTGGGTTGTTGTGGTTTGAATTAATCATCGGCCCGCAAATGCCGCCCGGCTTTCAACCCAAACGAGAAGATTTTGACCAAATTCAGGACAAGGTTAGTTATGGGTGGTGGTACATGCTGGGCCGGGCGCTTGGTTCAACCATCGGCCCCCAATTTCGCCGCTGGCAGGAGCTGGCCGATCTATTGGGTCAACAGGCCAATTTTTACCGGCAACAACCCCAAGAGTTGGCCCGCCAGGCCCGCAACCATCTGGCCAAAGCCCAGGCCCACCTGGACCGGACACAGGCCGACCTGGCCTGGATCCAATTTGACCTGGCCCAACGCCTGGACAGCAGGGAGCCGGTCACCGGCCTGGCGCAAGCCCGTTTATGGGCTTATGATCCGGTAGCGCAGGCCGCCCCGGACTTGATCAGAAAACTGGCTTCCCCGCAGTTCTCCGAAGTGGAAACGCAATTACAAGAGTTGAAAGACAAAGTCCAACAGCCGCAAGAATTGGGCGACGTGAATCGTTTGCAATTGGGTTTTGATTTACTGAATCTGGCCAAAGACGCGCTCATCAAAACCGGCGACACAACCGGCCTGGCCGAAGCGGCCCAGGAATTTGCCGAATTGCAAGAACTGCTGGTTGAGGGAATCTTGCGCCCCTTGCTGGGCAAAAACGGCCCTACCGCCCAGCAGAATCTGTCCAAACTGGCTACTTTACTCCCGCCGGAGTGCCTGGCTAAACTAAACCCCTTGGAAAATGAAGCCGCCTTTTGGACAGAGTACGAGGCGATCAACCAGACACTGTACGTTCAGCCGGAGCAAGCCAGGCAACCGCTGGCAAACTGCCGCTCGCTTCGCCAGGCCATTACGCATTGGCCGGCAGCCTATGAACCCACCGTAGAGGACTTACAACGTCTGCAAGCCATCCTGGAGGCCAATGCCCGCTCGGCTGTCCTGGCCGGTACAGGCCGGGCGCCGCTACCCTCCGCCGACAAAACCCCCGCCGCCGGCGCGCTCAAGCCGGGCCAAACCGCCAACTTCTGGCCGGCCCTGGCCGAAGATTTGGTCAAAAATCGTTGGGGCGACAGCATTGCCAAATTGCTCAACCGGCTGGAACAAGAGTCTGAAAAAGAGAAGGTCAAACTGGCCCTGGAACCCGTGCTACAACAATTGGCGCAAAATCGGCAGGAGTTGGCCGCCGGCCGTCCCAGCCCCGGCCGCCTGGCCGAACGGGTCAACCTTCTGGAAATCCTGCTCCAACTACCGCCGGATTTTACGCTTAAACCTGCTACTATTCAACAAGTACGCCAGGAGTTGGCTGAAGTGCGGCAACTTGAGCAGCAAATCAAGCAGGACCAACAGGAACTATTTACCAACCCCGGCCCGGCGCTGGACCGCGCCCTGGCCGGCGGCTATGAGCTGTTTGATGACATCAGCCTGTCGGCAGCCACGCTCAAGGCTTTGCGCCAGGTGGGACGATGGGACAGGGCCAAACTCAATCAGGAATTTGACCACTTGGAGAAGCAAGCGGACCGCCTTTTGATCATGAGCCAAATTTTAGAAGAACGCCAGCAAACCCTGGCCCAGGTCCTTGACTTTTATAAACCGCTGCTG from Anaerolineae bacterium encodes:
- a CDS encoding metallophosphoesterase family protein; translation: MRVAILADIHGNLPALNAVLDDAMGQKITTFWCLGDVVGYGPWPIQCWAALQKLDIAPNAWVVGNHDLGLVDGLCGGQYFSEEYFDQEARTVLNYHRQVCRTVYPEICPQIEQTQVIAQPKPGVILAHGVPKPADPTWTVTKYTTGKVDAEQAVTDLLQADFFPQLIVVGHSHRALFWRRVAAAPNPESEWQEETPQGQLALGNLSRQIVYLNPGSVGQPRDEGYEASYCYLDWHRMTVCFRRVSYALDLTRRKMIELGYPQTLIDKWYTDPRL